Proteins encoded by one window of Halococcus hamelinensis 100A6:
- a CDS encoding helix-turn-helix domain-containing protein, with translation MESAVHVEISVAGIDRCPAALLSTDFEVESITTDGRSTDGDESRIGELTLRNTESPPEDERAERIAGDEDRSVYRFRNEEGDCPCGTLSDHGCPAREIRANAGTLTLSFLAPGLRTVRSVVEDVRSCARDVRVRRLTRALPDGDDAFVPINRAAFTDRQYEVLRTAHEMGYFDRPKRTKAADVADSLGISVATFSEHLAVAQEKLLDQLLTAS, from the coding sequence ATGGAGTCCGCCGTCCACGTCGAGATATCGGTAGCGGGGATCGACCGCTGTCCCGCAGCCCTGCTGAGCACCGATTTCGAGGTCGAATCGATCACGACCGACGGGCGGTCTACCGACGGCGACGAGAGCCGGATCGGTGAGCTGACGCTCCGGAACACCGAATCCCCGCCGGAGGACGAACGCGCAGAACGGATAGCCGGCGACGAGGATCGGTCGGTCTATCGCTTCCGGAACGAGGAGGGGGACTGCCCGTGTGGGACGCTCTCCGACCACGGCTGCCCCGCGCGGGAGATCCGTGCGAACGCCGGGACGCTCACGCTGTCGTTCCTCGCGCCCGGTCTACGGACGGTCCGCTCGGTCGTCGAGGACGTCCGTTCGTGCGCCCGAGACGTTCGTGTACGGCGTCTCACGCGCGCGCTGCCCGACGGGGACGACGCGTTCGTGCCGATAAACCGGGCCGCCTTCACCGACCGCCAGTACGAGGTGCTCCGGACGGCCCACGAGATGGGCTATTTCGACCGTCCGAAGCGGACGAAGGCCGCGGACGTCGCCGACTCGCTCGGCATCTCGGTGGCGACCTTCAGCGAACACCTGGCGGTCGCCCAGGAGAAGCTTCTCGACCAGCTCCTCACGGCGTCGTAG
- a CDS encoding carbohydrate ABC transporter permease, with product MADSTQTESSTPASGVRGSLFGGSSLDLKPYLYLLPILLLYAIFVVYPVGYSFWMSFTDFVTVDQVEWVGLSNYVQIFSEPDFWQAVVNSAVFSLGTVVSIAIGLLLALVLNTDRIRGKAIFQSIIFLPYVLPIVVASVLFGWMFTQFGVVNSTLISIGVIDQPIGWLSSPTLALPTVITVTVWKNLGFNMLIFMAGVQSIPDEIYEAARVAGKSRWATFRHVTLPLLKTPLIITTVLGMINAIRGFDAIWVMTEGGPGGASETLGVYFYRSAFASGDFSTGAAIGVIMFVISIVFSGAVLLYARRS from the coding sequence GTGGCCGACAGCACCCAGACCGAATCGAGTACGCCGGCCTCCGGAGTGCGAGGGAGCCTCTTCGGTGGGTCGTCCCTCGACCTGAAACCGTACCTCTACTTGCTACCGATACTCCTCCTGTACGCGATATTCGTCGTCTATCCCGTCGGATACTCGTTCTGGATGAGCTTCACCGACTTCGTGACGGTCGACCAGGTCGAGTGGGTCGGCCTCTCGAACTACGTCCAGATCTTCTCGGAGCCCGACTTCTGGCAGGCGGTCGTCAACTCGGCGGTCTTCTCCCTTGGAACGGTCGTCTCGATAGCGATCGGGTTGCTCCTCGCGCTGGTGTTGAACACCGACCGGATCCGCGGGAAGGCCATCTTCCAGAGCATCATCTTCCTCCCGTACGTCCTCCCCATCGTCGTGGCGTCCGTTCTCTTCGGCTGGATGTTCACCCAGTTCGGCGTCGTCAACTCGACCCTTATCTCGATCGGGGTCATCGACCAGCCGATCGGCTGGCTGAGTTCGCCGACGCTCGCGCTGCCGACGGTGATCACGGTCACGGTCTGGAAGAACCTCGGGTTCAACATGCTGATCTTCATGGCCGGGGTCCAGTCGATCCCCGACGAGATCTACGAGGCGGCGCGGGTCGCCGGGAAATCGCGGTGGGCGACGTTCAGACACGTGACGCTTCCGTTGTTGAAGACCCCGCTGATCATCACGACGGTTCTGGGCATGATCAACGCGATCCGTGGGTTCGATGCGATATGGGTCATGACCGAGGGTGGACCGGGTGGGGCCAGCGAAACGCTTGGGGTGTACTTCTATCGGTCGGCGTTCGCCTCCGGTGACTTCAGCACCGGCGCGGCGATCGGCGTCATCATGTTCGTCATCTCGATAGTGTTCAGCGGTGCGGTTCTCCTGTACGCACGGAGGAGCTAA
- a CDS encoding ABC transporter ATP-binding protein, giving the protein MTVELSNISKRFGSIVAVDDVSLTIENGEFLILVGPSGCGKTTTLRMIAGLEKPSSGRIYFDGDDVTQFSPQQRHIAFVFQNYALYPHMTTRKNMSFALEDQDIPSDEVAQRVTSTADKLGITDQLDQRPGELSGGQQQRVALGRSIVRNPSVFLLDEPLSNLDAKLRTNMRAELQELHQDLETTMVYVTHDQEEAMTMGDRIAVMDEGTIQQVAPPNEAYNQPANRFVAGFIGSPSMNFFDASLDDGRVRAGPFTLPTPDRVSGPLSELGIRPEDVSVTPTATGEDVSATVTVFEQVGSSNIIYLEIDGETMIAETDASVQLAPGDDVGVSLDTERVHLFDRGGDAVHSPSLYQRTVEQRA; this is encoded by the coding sequence ATGACGGTCGAACTGTCGAATATAAGCAAGCGATTCGGGTCGATCGTTGCCGTCGACGACGTCTCGCTCACGATCGAGAACGGGGAGTTCCTCATCCTCGTCGGTCCAAGCGGGTGTGGCAAAACGACGACCCTCCGGATGATCGCGGGGCTGGAGAAACCGTCCAGCGGGCGGATCTACTTCGACGGCGATGACGTCACGCAGTTCTCCCCACAGCAACGTCACATCGCGTTCGTGTTCCAGAACTACGCGCTCTATCCACACATGACGACCCGGAAGAACATGTCGTTCGCGCTGGAAGACCAGGACATTCCGAGCGACGAGGTAGCCCAGCGCGTCACGAGCACGGCCGACAAACTTGGGATCACCGACCAGCTCGACCAGCGCCCGGGTGAGCTCTCCGGCGGCCAGCAACAGCGCGTCGCGCTCGGGCGAAGCATCGTCCGGAACCCGAGCGTGTTCCTCCTCGACGAGCCGCTCTCGAACCTCGACGCCAAACTCCGGACGAACATGCGAGCGGAGCTCCAGGAGCTCCACCAGGACCTGGAGACGACGATGGTGTACGTCACCCACGACCAGGAGGAGGCGATGACGATGGGCGACCGGATCGCGGTCATGGACGAGGGGACGATCCAGCAGGTCGCCCCGCCCAACGAGGCGTACAACCAGCCCGCAAACCGGTTCGTCGCCGGGTTCATCGGGAGCCCGTCGATGAACTTCTTCGACGCCAGCCTCGACGACGGTCGGGTTCGTGCGGGGCCGTTCACGCTTCCCACCCCTGACCGTGTTTCGGGGCCCCTCTCCGAACTCGGTATCCGACCGGAGGACGTCTCGGTGACGCCGACCGCGACCGGCGAGGACGTGTCCGCAACCGTCACGGTCTTCGAACAGGTCGGTTCCTCGAACATCATCTACCTCGAGATCGATGGCGAGACGATGATCGCCGAGACGGACGCGTCGGTACAGCTCGCCCCCGGGGACGACGTCGGCGTCTCGCTCGATACGGAGCGGGTCCATCTGTTCGACCGAGGGGGCGACGCGGTTCACAGTCCGTCGCTCTACCAGCGAACGGTCGAGCAGCGCGCGTAG
- a CDS encoding pentapeptide repeat-containing protein, which yields MATPADRCGYEQPVITRENVGAVCCWRPVWTGRERCVWHADEDEKPRAAFEAHPAERGERLDGAVLRGAFLTGADWFVDGTLIGADLSGAILRKTDFTGTDVRRANFRNADARGAVFDGANVEDAEFVDTEVQGASFENALFDRAVFREAHVDRNTRFGDRVAYDDDLEAVEGEALVVTAEAAIWTYKELQRLFGQNALPEVERRYYLREKDLRRRVAWLSGHYGRAVRLEAARWVTHYGTSPSRVVVSSLVLIVTCALLFPFTDGIREPATGTVIAYGPAGPAGMAAGELFATLFTSLYFSVITFGTLGYGDIQPVGTAARALASVESLLGALLLALLVYVLTRTL from the coding sequence ATGGCGACACCGGCCGACCGCTGTGGCTACGAACAGCCCGTGATAACACGGGAGAACGTCGGTGCGGTGTGTTGCTGGCGTCCGGTGTGGACGGGACGCGAGCGCTGTGTCTGGCACGCCGACGAGGACGAAAAACCCCGCGCGGCGTTCGAAGCCCACCCCGCCGAACGTGGCGAGCGTCTCGACGGTGCCGTTCTCCGCGGGGCCTTCCTCACCGGTGCCGACTGGTTCGTCGATGGGACGCTCATCGGTGCCGACCTCTCGGGAGCGATCCTCCGAAAGACGGACTTCACCGGCACGGACGTCCGCCGAGCGAACTTCCGGAACGCCGATGCACGCGGGGCGGTCTTCGACGGGGCGAACGTCGAGGACGCCGAGTTCGTCGACACGGAGGTACAGGGGGCGAGTTTCGAGAACGCGCTCTTCGACCGGGCGGTCTTTCGGGAGGCACACGTCGACCGGAACACCCGCTTCGGCGACCGAGTCGCCTACGACGACGACCTCGAAGCGGTCGAGGGGGAGGCGCTGGTGGTGACCGCGGAGGCGGCGATCTGGACCTACAAGGAACTCCAGCGCCTCTTCGGCCAGAACGCGCTCCCGGAGGTCGAACGACGGTACTACCTCCGCGAGAAGGACCTCAGACGCCGCGTCGCCTGGCTGAGCGGACACTACGGCCGAGCGGTGCGTCTGGAGGCGGCCCGTTGGGTGACACACTACGGAACCAGCCCCTCACGGGTGGTCGTCAGTTCCCTCGTACTCATCGTGACCTGTGCGCTCCTGTTTCCCTTCACCGATGGGATCCGGGAACCGGCCACCGGGACGGTGATCGCCTACGGGCCGGCCGGTCCGGCCGGTATGGCCGCCGGGGAGCTGTTCGCGACGTTGTTTACGAGCCTCTACTTCAGCGTGATCACGTTCGGCACGCTCGGCTACGGGGACATTCAGCCGGTCGGTACCGCGGCCCGCGCGCTCGCCAGCGTGGAGTCGCTGCTCGGTGCACTGTTGCTCGCGTTGCTCGTCTACGTGCTCACGCGCACGCTCTGA
- a CDS encoding IclR family transcriptional regulator: MVERSAPVQTTETTIAVIGALVELEPAGVSAVADRVGIPTSTAFDHLKTLEHHEFVVGNDRKYRLGTRFLSIGGRHRSTDELYRVAEPEIAKMAYKTGEHANLVVEEFGKGVFLAKVKGEDAFRLDTYIGKRVNLQTTSAGKAILSCLPDERIEEIIDRHGLPAVTPTTITDRGRLFEEIDRVRERGFATDDEERIQGVRCVAAPLRDGEGGVIGAVSISGPKSGMRRDRFEETIPDLVLRTANVIEVNMKYQ; encoded by the coding sequence ATGGTCGAACGATCCGCTCCGGTGCAAACGACGGAGACGACGATAGCGGTCATCGGGGCGCTGGTGGAACTCGAACCGGCCGGCGTCTCGGCGGTAGCCGACCGCGTCGGCATCCCGACCAGCACGGCCTTCGACCACCTCAAGACGCTCGAACACCACGAGTTCGTCGTCGGCAACGACAGGAAGTATCGGCTCGGCACGCGGTTTCTCAGTATCGGCGGTCGCCATCGGAGCACCGACGAACTCTACCGTGTCGCGGAGCCGGAGATAGCGAAGATGGCGTACAAGACCGGCGAACACGCCAACCTGGTCGTCGAGGAGTTCGGCAAGGGCGTGTTCCTCGCGAAGGTCAAGGGCGAGGACGCCTTCCGGCTCGACACCTACATCGGTAAACGGGTGAACCTCCAGACCACGTCCGCGGGGAAGGCGATCCTGTCGTGTCTCCCGGACGAACGTATCGAAGAGATAATCGACAGGCATGGTCTTCCGGCGGTCACACCCACGACCATCACCGACCGTGGACGGCTGTTCGAGGAGATAGACCGGGTCCGAGAGCGGGGGTTCGCGACGGACGACGAGGAACGGATTCAGGGCGTCCGGTGTGTCGCAGCACCGCTTCGCGATGGCGAGGGCGGCGTCATCGGGGCAGTGAGCATCTCCGGCCCCAAGAGCGGCATGCGGCGGGACCGATTCGAGGAGACGATCCCCGACCTCGTCCTCCGGACGGCGAACGTCATCGAAGTGAACATGAAGTACCAGTAG
- a CDS encoding MutS-related protein has product MRLQDYWGIGPKTATRLTDQLGVERAVRAIESVDIATLTDAGLPRGRATRILRHAHGEQGMAILATSDTRTVYKDLLERAEAYAVTAAASDRIRVLTPLTSREAMTERLDDVTLAAETWREHDEPTREAILDVFERFDGMGGGDRAAVETVLDLQELGVDDGTFASVGSIDAEALDDAREALGALDTTGGDPTVREGVDDDLDTSRRHLEAAEGLESRGIDVVEAIQSEGVRSSEAFREAFVSYVADETPIPATRVREATPTEAADATDFITQGLRDLLASVRTEVETREQEVRSELEGRLERSRSAIEAAATAVNETAFRVSLARFVHAYDLTRPTFVESGCVAVEDARNLSLVASMGDAVQPVTYAVGDHGCAPEVPDEDVAVLTGANSGGKTTLLETLCQVVVLAHMGLPVPAAAAEVSHVDAVVFHRRHASFNAGVLESTLKTVVPPLTERTRTLMLVDEFEAITEPGSAADLLYGLVRLAVDAGAVGVYVTHLADDLEPLPDRARIDGISARGLRDDLTLDVDYQPQFGTVGRSTPEFIVSRLVANATDRSERAGFEALAAAVGEEAVQRTLLDADWSS; this is encoded by the coding sequence ATGCGTCTACAGGACTACTGGGGTATCGGGCCGAAGACAGCCACCCGGCTCACCGACCAGCTCGGGGTCGAGCGGGCGGTTCGCGCGATCGAGTCGGTCGATATCGCCACTCTCACGGATGCCGGTCTTCCGCGCGGTCGGGCGACCCGTATCCTCCGCCACGCACACGGCGAACAGGGGATGGCGATCCTCGCCACGTCGGACACACGGACCGTCTACAAGGACCTCCTCGAACGGGCCGAGGCCTACGCCGTGACCGCGGCCGCCAGCGACCGCATTCGTGTCCTCACGCCGCTGACCTCCCGCGAGGCCATGACGGAGCGCCTCGACGACGTCACCCTCGCGGCCGAGACGTGGCGCGAGCACGACGAGCCCACCCGCGAGGCGATCCTCGACGTCTTCGAGCGCTTCGACGGAATGGGCGGCGGCGATCGTGCCGCGGTCGAGACCGTCCTCGACCTCCAGGAGCTCGGTGTCGACGACGGGACGTTCGCCTCGGTCGGGTCGATCGACGCCGAGGCGCTCGACGACGCCCGCGAAGCGCTCGGTGCCCTCGACACCACGGGCGGCGACCCCACCGTTCGTGAGGGCGTCGACGACGACCTCGATACGTCGCGCCGCCATCTCGAAGCGGCCGAGGGGCTCGAATCACGTGGCATCGACGTCGTCGAGGCGATCCAGTCCGAGGGGGTCCGGTCGAGCGAGGCCTTCCGCGAGGCGTTCGTCAGCTACGTCGCCGACGAGACGCCGATCCCGGCGACGCGGGTCAGGGAGGCGACCCCCACCGAAGCGGCCGACGCGACGGATTTCATCACGCAGGGGCTCCGGGACCTCCTCGCGAGCGTCCGAACGGAGGTCGAGACCCGCGAACAGGAGGTACGGAGCGAACTGGAGGGCAGGCTCGAACGCAGTCGGTCGGCGATCGAGGCGGCCGCCACCGCGGTGAACGAGACCGCCTTCCGGGTCTCGCTCGCCCGCTTCGTCCACGCCTACGACCTCACCCGACCCACGTTCGTGGAGTCGGGCTGTGTCGCGGTGGAGGACGCACGTAACCTGTCGCTGGTGGCGTCGATGGGCGATGCCGTCCAGCCCGTCACGTACGCGGTCGGCGACCACGGCTGTGCGCCCGAGGTTCCGGACGAGGACGTGGCGGTGTTGACCGGAGCGAACAGCGGCGGCAAGACCACGCTGCTCGAAACCCTGTGTCAGGTGGTGGTGCTCGCGCACATGGGACTGCCCGTCCCAGCGGCGGCGGCGGAAGTGAGTCACGTCGACGCGGTCGTCTTCCACCGTCGGCACGCGAGCTTCAACGCGGGGGTGCTCGAATCGACGCTCAAAACGGTCGTGCCCCCGCTCACCGAGCGCACGCGAACGCTGATGCTCGTCGACGAGTTCGAGGCGATCACCGAGCCGGGAAGCGCCGCCGACCTCCTCTACGGGCTGGTTCGGCTCGCGGTCGACGCGGGCGCGGTCGGCGTCTACGTGACCCACCTCGCCGACGACCTCGAACCGCTGCCCGACCGGGCGCGGATCGACGGGATCTCCGCACGCGGGTTGCGCGACGACCTCACGCTGGACGTCGACTACCAGCCGCAGTTCGGGACCGTGGGTCGGTCGACGCCGGAGTTCATCGTCTCGCGACTGGTCGCGAACGCGACCGACCGGAGCGAGCGCGCGGGGTTCGAGGCCCTCGCGGCCGCCGTCGGCGAGGAAGCCGTCCAGCGGACGTTGCTCGACGCGGACTGGTCGTCCTGA
- a CDS encoding group I truncated hemoglobin: MTDSVYEEIGGKAAVEAVVEDFYDRVLSDDRLVGFFDGTDMAELRAHQVQFISAVAGGPMTYSGDEMRDAHRHLDIREADFEAVGTHLERALRENGVDEANIAAIMDEVSALEDPILGR, encoded by the coding sequence ATGACCGATTCAGTCTACGAGGAGATAGGTGGCAAAGCGGCGGTCGAAGCGGTCGTCGAGGACTTCTACGACCGCGTGCTGTCCGACGACCGACTCGTCGGGTTCTTCGACGGGACGGACATGGCCGAACTGCGCGCCCACCAGGTCCAGTTCATCAGCGCGGTCGCCGGTGGCCCCATGACGTACTCCGGCGACGAGATGCGGGACGCACATCGCCATCTGGACATCCGCGAGGCGGACTTCGAGGCGGTCGGTACCCACCTCGAACGGGCGCTCCGCGAGAACGGTGTCGACGAGGCGAACATCGCCGCCATCATGGACGAGGTGAGCGCGCTCGAAGACCCGATCCTCGGTCGGTAG
- a CDS encoding carbohydrate ABC transporter permease, translated as MATETETGGESNGWRGRLDADLAARYTILLVTSALVAFPLLWMVSTALKTGSDLTAFPPTLVPENPSLEPTIEALTTGPWAQWFLNTFLVVIGAVILELVVAVPAAYALARREFLGDRLVYVSIVAFLMIPPQILVLPIFIQFAQLQLLETFVGLIVAYTLLFSAFVTFLLSGFFQTLPSDVEDAARIAGIPEWKIFVRIVLPLAKPAIGIAAIFVFIFAWNEFFWALVFLNEQEMYTISIGLTIFEGTQGQIAMNRLMAMSVLTTIPVLVLFALTQERFIQGITTGYEF; from the coding sequence ATGGCAACCGAAACGGAAACTGGCGGCGAGTCGAACGGGTGGCGGGGTCGACTGGACGCGGACCTGGCGGCCCGGTACACGATACTGCTGGTGACGAGCGCGCTCGTCGCCTTTCCGCTGCTCTGGATGGTCTCGACAGCGCTCAAGACGGGCTCCGACCTCACCGCGTTCCCGCCGACGCTCGTCCCGGAGAACCCCAGCCTCGAACCCACGATCGAAGCGCTGACGACCGGCCCGTGGGCACAGTGGTTCCTCAACACGTTCTTGGTCGTGATCGGCGCGGTCATACTGGAGCTCGTCGTCGCGGTGCCGGCTGCGTACGCGCTCGCGCGCCGGGAGTTCCTCGGGGACCGGCTGGTGTACGTCTCGATCGTCGCGTTCTTGATGATCCCGCCGCAGATCCTGGTGCTCCCGATCTTCATCCAGTTCGCACAGCTCCAGCTTCTGGAGACCTTCGTCGGTCTGATCGTCGCCTACACGCTGTTGTTCTCGGCGTTCGTGACGTTCCTGTTGAGCGGGTTCTTCCAGACCCTGCCGAGCGACGTCGAGGACGCGGCACGGATCGCGGGGATACCCGAGTGGAAGATCTTCGTCCGGATCGTGCTCCCGCTCGCGAAACCCGCGATCGGGATCGCCGCGATCTTCGTGTTCATCTTCGCGTGGAACGAGTTCTTCTGGGCGCTCGTGTTCTTGAACGAACAGGAGATGTACACTATCAGTATCGGACTGACCATCTTCGAGGGAACCCAGGGACAGATCGCGATGAACCGGCTGATGGCGATGAGCGTGCTGACGACGATCCCGGTTCTGGTGCTCTTCGCGCTCACCCAGGAGCGGTTCATCCAGGGGATCACGACCGGCTACGAGTTCTAG
- a CDS encoding TRAM domain-containing protein: MVEISDRLECLFSGSIEEDGDSYRIEIPRNEVENGSIVPEETYRVAVLPTGSTEEENGVRPQSSSGRTNDDSRSPPVENGERRTLTIESVGDQGDGIAKVERGYVVIVPGARPGDEVEVEIQNARDNVAFAEVTGTAQPATDETEPADGTGLADEPDRME, translated from the coding sequence ATGGTCGAAATCTCGGATCGATTGGAGTGTCTCTTTAGTGGCTCTATCGAGGAGGACGGCGACTCGTATCGGATCGAGATCCCGCGCAACGAGGTCGAGAACGGTTCGATCGTTCCCGAGGAGACCTACCGCGTCGCGGTGCTTCCGACGGGGTCGACCGAGGAGGAGAACGGTGTCCGCCCCCAATCGAGCTCCGGTCGCACGAACGACGACTCTCGGTCGCCGCCGGTCGAAAACGGCGAGCGACGCACGCTGACGATCGAATCGGTCGGCGACCAGGGCGACGGTATCGCGAAGGTCGAGCGGGGGTACGTCGTCATCGTCCCGGGGGCCCGTCCCGGCGACGAGGTCGAAGTCGAGATCCAGAACGCCCGCGACAACGTCGCGTTCGCGGAGGTCACCGGGACCGCCCAGCCGGCAACCGACGAAACGGAACCCGCCGATGGGACGGGACTCGCCGACGAGCCGGATCGGATGGAGTAA
- a CDS encoding extracellular solute-binding protein, producing the protein MIEDTRRDRLTRRRFIQAAGTGAMLATAGCTSSALGSESNAVVYGDREDTADRYATVYNQQTDGTPVDFTLTDGRYRDIITKVKAGANVQPLLGLDIVRFAYFSELEVLRDITDLYDDLPYTDDFLGSVGEIFSMRDGARRGVPYWIDSSLYFYNKRLFRRAGLDPESPPATWAEFRQALEQLDSELDLQRPPLGAAFTTGLVGFLGYPFIWANGGRIVNDDETRVLFDERPSIEALEYWVDINDAGLMTDPLATNWEDWHNMFMNEQIPIMFTGGLGLSTVQQGNEDLFENRLGTALFPKPAGGTRTSFLGGDSLTITTSATDEELDVARDFVRWANTDQGMQTTLELGFLPGRKRGFEVGLATQEPYPRLLEAYQKTLENGNTPIYANYEEVDLIITNAWSRALSGSASPSQALRSAAREANTTVLDA; encoded by the coding sequence ATGATCGAAGATACACGACGGGACCGCCTGACCCGTCGTCGGTTCATCCAGGCCGCCGGCACCGGGGCGATGCTCGCCACCGCCGGCTGTACGAGCAGCGCGCTCGGCTCCGAGTCGAACGCCGTCGTCTACGGCGACCGGGAGGACACGGCGGACCGATATGCGACGGTCTACAACCAGCAGACCGACGGGACGCCGGTCGACTTCACGCTCACCGACGGTCGATATCGGGACATCATCACGAAGGTCAAGGCCGGGGCGAACGTCCAACCGCTTCTCGGGCTCGACATCGTTCGGTTCGCGTACTTCAGCGAGCTCGAAGTCCTCCGGGACATCACCGACCTCTACGACGACCTCCCGTACACCGACGACTTCCTGGGGAGCGTCGGCGAGATCTTCTCGATGCGGGACGGTGCGAGGCGTGGGGTGCCGTACTGGATCGACTCCAGCCTGTACTTCTACAACAAGCGACTCTTCAGACGGGCGGGTCTGGACCCGGAGTCGCCGCCGGCGACGTGGGCCGAGTTCAGGCAGGCGCTGGAACAGCTCGACAGCGAACTCGACCTCCAGCGCCCCCCGCTCGGTGCCGCCTTCACGACCGGTCTCGTCGGCTTTCTCGGCTACCCGTTCATCTGGGCGAACGGCGGCCGCATCGTGAACGACGACGAGACGCGCGTTCTCTTCGACGAGCGCCCGTCCATCGAGGCGCTCGAATACTGGGTCGACATTAACGACGCCGGGCTGATGACCGACCCGCTCGCGACGAACTGGGAGGACTGGCACAACATGTTCATGAATGAACAGATACCCATAATGTTCACCGGTGGACTCGGACTCAGCACCGTCCAACAGGGCAACGAGGACCTCTTCGAGAACAGGCTCGGAACGGCGCTCTTTCCGAAGCCGGCCGGTGGAACCCGTACCAGTTTCCTGGGCGGCGACAGCCTCACGATCACGACCTCCGCCACGGACGAGGAGCTGGACGTCGCCCGGGACTTCGTCCGGTGGGCGAACACCGATCAGGGCATGCAGACGACCCTCGAACTCGGATTCCTCCCCGGTCGGAAGCGGGGGTTCGAAGTCGGTCTCGCGACACAGGAGCCCTATCCACGGCTTCTCGAAGCGTATCAGAAGACGCTCGAGAACGGAAACACGCCCATCTACGCGAACTACGAGGAGGTCGACCTGATCATCACCAACGCGTGGTCGAGGGCGCTTAGCGGGAGTGCGAGCCCGTCCCAGGCGCTTCGAAGCGCGGCACGGGAAGCGAACACGACCGTCCTCGATGCGTGA
- a CDS encoding MarR family winged helix-turn-helix transcriptional regulator, with amino-acid sequence MHPAVFALKRAHQATRNRLDERLARYDLTAAQTDVLVALYYRSEVEQHALAETLGVSGPTLARILDAVEERGLVTRTESPTDARINLVSLSERGTTVVRDLTEAEGEAFTEAFLDGFSHTDVADLVRMLDRIAENMGDTSQNIYR; translated from the coding sequence ATGCATCCGGCCGTCTTCGCGCTCAAACGTGCACACCAGGCGACACGAAACCGGCTCGACGAGCGGCTGGCTCGGTACGACCTCACCGCCGCTCAGACCGACGTTCTCGTCGCCTTGTACTACCGCTCCGAGGTCGAACAGCACGCTCTCGCGGAAACGCTCGGCGTCTCGGGTCCCACGCTGGCTCGGATCCTCGACGCCGTCGAGGAACGCGGTCTGGTCACGCGTACGGAGAGCCCGACGGACGCCCGCATCAACCTCGTTTCGCTCTCGGAACGGGGTACGACGGTGGTTCGAGACCTGACCGAAGCGGAGGGTGAGGCCTTCACCGAAGCGTTTCTCGACGGGTTCAGCCACACGGACGTCGCCGACCTCGTGCGGATGCTCGACCGTATCGCGGAGAACATGGGCGATACGAGTCAGAACATCTATCGGTAG